In the Shewanella sp. OMA3-2 genome, one interval contains:
- a CDS encoding LysR family transcriptional regulator: MRIDVDAFKVLQVLVEEGSFAKASERLHKAQSAVSYQVKKLEQHLGVSLFNRDQYRAELTPEGRVILAEGQRLLQHLANIEHLASRFSEGWEPKLELVIDGALPMEPIMTALKRMAEHKIPTKIQLNMEFLGGVQHRFERDGADLMLVKDYLTGPNYHPKALPTITSILVASCHHPLVGQSQISLTELQQHVELTIEDSSPQRLVRDEMQFGGDKVFYLSGFIMKKNALLKGLGFGWMPAFLIHEELNSGELKSVDFVGGHSFSFTPQLVSTLERPLGRAGQLFTELILEEFTRFELHTSKEVNTTGLG, encoded by the coding sequence ATGCGCATAGATGTTGATGCATTTAAGGTTTTACAAGTATTAGTTGAAGAGGGCAGTTTTGCCAAAGCGTCTGAACGTTTACATAAAGCGCAATCGGCGGTGAGCTACCAAGTCAAAAAGCTAGAACAACACTTGGGCGTAAGCTTATTTAACCGTGATCAATACCGTGCAGAATTAACCCCAGAAGGGCGAGTTATTTTGGCTGAAGGGCAGCGTTTACTACAACATTTAGCCAATATTGAGCATCTTGCTAGTCGTTTTAGTGAAGGCTGGGAGCCTAAACTTGAACTAGTGATCGACGGCGCGCTGCCTATGGAACCAATAATGACCGCATTAAAGCGTATGGCTGAGCATAAAATCCCAACTAAAATTCAATTAAATATGGAGTTTTTAGGCGGAGTGCAGCATAGGTTTGAGCGGGATGGTGCCGATTTAATGCTAGTAAAAGACTATTTGACAGGGCCAAACTATCATCCTAAAGCCTTACCCACAATTACCAGTATATTAGTTGCCAGTTGTCATCACCCCTTGGTTGGGCAAAGTCAAATCAGTTTAACTGAGCTACAACAGCATGTGGAATTGACCATTGAAGACTCGTCCCCACAGCGTTTAGTGCGCGATGAAATGCAATTTGGTGGCGACAAGGTATTTTATTTATCAGGGTTTATTATGAAAAAAAATGCTTTACTAAAAGGCCTTGGCTTTGGTTGGATGCCAGCATTTTTGATCCATGAAGAGTTAAACTCGGGCGAACTAAAGTCAGTCGACTTTGTCGGAGGTCATAGTTTCAGTTTTACGCCCCAATTAGTGTCAACCCTAGAAAGGCCGTTAGGACGTGCAGGGCAGTTATTTACCGAGCTGATTTTAGAAGAGTTCACTCGCTTTGAACTGCACACATCCAAAGAGGTTAATACCACAGGGCTAGGTTAA
- a CDS encoding TIGR00266 family protein: MSKRCHEVDYEIIGSSMQLVEVELDPHETVIAEAGAMNYMEQDIIFEAKMGDGSEPESGFFGKLLGAGKRAFSGESIFMTHFTNDGHNKRKVAFAAPYPGSVLAVDLSQHDGELICQKDSFLAAALGTNVTMKFNRRLGAGFFGGEGFILQSLKGDGMVFIHAGGTLIKKELNGESLRVDTGCIVAFSPGIDYDIQRAGSLKSMVFGGEGLFLATLQGHGTVWLQSLPFSRMADRIIAHAPTKGGTSKGED, from the coding sequence ATGAGTAAGCGATGCCACGAAGTAGATTATGAAATTATTGGTTCAAGCATGCAATTGGTTGAGGTGGAACTCGATCCACACGAAACGGTGATCGCAGAAGCGGGCGCGATGAATTACATGGAACAAGATATCATTTTCGAGGCTAAAATGGGCGATGGCTCTGAACCTGAGTCTGGATTTTTTGGTAAGTTGCTTGGCGCGGGTAAAAGGGCGTTTTCTGGTGAAAGTATATTCATGACTCACTTTACCAATGATGGCCACAATAAACGAAAAGTGGCTTTTGCAGCGCCTTATCCCGGCAGTGTGTTAGCGGTCGATTTATCTCAGCATGATGGTGAGCTTATTTGCCAAAAAGACAGCTTTTTAGCCGCAGCACTGGGCACTAACGTTACCATGAAATTTAATCGTCGTTTAGGAGCAGGTTTTTTCGGTGGTGAAGGGTTTATACTACAAAGTTTGAAGGGTGACGGCATGGTATTTATCCACGCTGGCGGCACCTTAATTAAGAAAGAGCTAAATGGTGAGTCATTGCGGGTTGATACCGGATGTATAGTTGCGTTTTCTCCAGGCATTGATTACGACATTCAACGTGCAGGTTCGTTAAAATCTATGGTCTTTGGCGGAGAAGGATTATTTTTAGCCACCTTACAAGGTCACGGAACCGTTTGGCTACAGTCATTACCGTTTTCACGTATGGCTGATCGTATTATTGCCCATGCACCGACTAAAGGCGGTACATCAAAAGGTGAAGATTAA
- a CDS encoding EVE domain-containing protein has translation MKYWLMKSEPDEFSIDDLQRCTEQKTAWQGIRNYQARNFLRDQVSINDLVLFYHSSCKVPAIVGLAKVSQPAQADSSAFEPSSPYFDLKSDPNAPRWVEVELTFIAKFVNQISLKQLKADVNLADMMLVTKGARLSVQPVKESEFNYILSLCEH, from the coding sequence ATGAAATATTGGTTAATGAAGTCTGAACCTGATGAGTTCAGTATTGATGATCTGCAAAGGTGCACTGAACAAAAAACTGCTTGGCAAGGCATTAGAAATTATCAAGCAAGGAATTTTCTTCGAGATCAAGTTAGCATCAATGATTTAGTACTCTTTTATCATTCAAGCTGTAAAGTGCCAGCGATTGTAGGGCTTGCTAAAGTAAGTCAACCTGCTCAGGCTGATAGCAGTGCTTTTGAGCCATCATCGCCTTACTTTGATTTAAAATCTGATCCAAACGCACCTCGTTGGGTAGAAGTTGAATTAACTTTTATTGCGAAATTTGTTAATCAAATTAGCCTTAAACAACTTAAAGCTGATGTTAACTTAGCAGACATGATGTTAGTAACCAAAGGCGCTAGATTGAGCGTACAGCCGGTAAAAGAATCAGAATTCAACTATATTCTGTCACTTTGCGAACATTAG
- a CDS encoding YccF domain-containing protein, producing the protein MAILRLIFNIAWFVLGGFVMGLAWWLAGLLCFISIIGIPFGRACFVIGEMAFWPFGQQSVNRKHLSGVEDLGTGTMGIVGNVIWLVFFGIWLAIGHLTHALACFITIIGIPFGIQHLKLALLSLTPIGQTVVPNEQY; encoded by the coding sequence ATGGCTATTTTGAGACTTATTTTTAATATTGCATGGTTTGTTTTAGGTGGGTTTGTAATGGGGCTAGCCTGGTGGCTTGCTGGGTTACTCTGTTTTATTAGTATTATTGGGATTCCTTTTGGTCGGGCTTGTTTTGTCATTGGTGAAATGGCATTTTGGCCCTTCGGTCAACAAAGTGTTAACCGAAAACACTTATCAGGTGTTGAAGACTTAGGAACTGGAACGATGGGAATCGTCGGTAACGTGATTTGGTTGGTCTTTTTTGGGATTTGGTTGGCAATAGGTCATTTAACTCATGCATTAGCTTGTTTTATAACCATTATTGGTATTCCATTTGGTATTCAACATCTTAAGCTTGCATTGTTAAGTTTAACACCTATAGGTCAAACTGTTGTTCCAAACGAGCAATATTAA
- a CDS encoding 1-aminocyclopropane-1-carboxylate deaminase/D-cysteine desulfhydrase: protein MLRHSPTDTINFAGRSIFVKRDDKLHPDFSGNKARKFYHFLINDFKNVTRIVSSGSAQANSLYSLSVLAKMKGWQLDYYVSHISKYLKSQLQITPAIASNYTQAHANGANIIEVDWSSPKLSGCKHLDDAVSIFKPEYYKQYTQQEILFIPEGGRCDYANTGIYLLGEEIISWVKAQNITALSVFLPSGTGTTALFLQQYFKECQTELLDVQVLTCSTVGGDLYLQKQFSALNPDDSVHPTILNDGVKYHFGKLYLALFALWNEVLTTSGIEFDLLYDPIGLSVLKSHIEAGQCQNRQILYIHQGGLLGNATMQSRYHRKLMNKR, encoded by the coding sequence ATGTTACGTCATAGTCCTACAGATACAATCAACTTTGCAGGACGGTCAATTTTTGTCAAACGTGATGATAAATTGCACCCTGATTTTAGTGGTAATAAAGCCCGTAAATTTTATCATTTTCTTATTAATGATTTTAAGAATGTTACTCGTATCGTCAGTTCTGGTTCTGCGCAGGCTAATTCTTTATATTCATTATCAGTGTTGGCAAAAATGAAAGGGTGGCAATTAGATTACTATGTCAGCCATATTAGTAAGTATTTAAAGTCACAATTACAAATAACACCAGCCATTGCATCGAATTATACTCAAGCGCATGCCAATGGTGCCAATATTATTGAAGTTGATTGGTCCTCACCTAAATTAAGTGGTTGTAAACACTTAGATGACGCAGTCAGTATCTTTAAGCCTGAATATTACAAGCAATATACTCAGCAAGAGATACTATTTATTCCAGAGGGAGGCAGGTGCGACTATGCTAATACCGGTATCTACCTACTTGGTGAAGAAATTATTAGTTGGGTAAAAGCACAAAATATAACGGCACTATCTGTATTTCTTCCATCAGGCACCGGAACAACAGCACTTTTTCTTCAACAATACTTTAAAGAATGCCAAACAGAGTTGCTCGATGTTCAGGTACTGACTTGCAGTACTGTTGGCGGAGATCTATATTTACAAAAGCAGTTTAGTGCACTTAATCCTGATGATAGCGTGCATCCAACGATTCTTAATGATGGTGTTAAGTATCATTTTGGCAAATTGTATCTAGCTTTATTTGCACTGTGGAACGAAGTGCTTACCACTAGTGGAATAGAGTTTGATTTATTATATGACCCTATTGGATTAAGCGTGTTAAAAAGCCATATTGAAGCTGGGCAATGTCAGAATAGACAAATCTTATACATCCACCAAGGTGGGTTATTAGGCAATGCAACAATGCAGTCAAGATATCATCGTAAGCTGATGAATAAAAGATAA
- a CDS encoding ChrR family anti-sigma-E factor, producing the protein MINYHPNQQLLLLHIKGELPLSMSLAISAHAELCDICHKSLSLLTKQQTIAVFSDKNITTGSTADIDMALLLEKMIDCTLDELDSTPSAPVDMGTIEVSVKGQSYTLPSAFRHQINAPWQGIGKISRLRLNTGEEKARASLLHIAANGEIPQHTHKGSELTLLLAGEFSDKFNSYKPGDFMLLDENHEHSPQTTTGCLCYTIVDAPLYFTKGFSKLLNPIGELLY; encoded by the coding sequence ATGATTAATTATCATCCTAACCAACAATTATTATTACTCCATATAAAGGGAGAGTTGCCGCTGTCAATGTCTCTAGCGATTTCTGCCCATGCCGAACTTTGTGATATTTGCCATAAATCATTATCTTTGTTAACCAAACAACAAACCATTGCGGTATTTAGCGACAAAAACATCACCACAGGATCGACTGCGGATATCGATATGGCTTTGCTATTAGAAAAAATGATCGATTGTACATTAGATGAACTTGATTCGACGCCATCCGCTCCGGTAGATATGGGAACGATTGAAGTATCTGTAAAAGGTCAATCTTATACTTTACCAAGCGCATTTAGGCATCAAATAAACGCACCATGGCAAGGTATTGGTAAAATTAGTCGCCTACGCCTGAATACTGGTGAGGAAAAAGCCAGAGCTAGCTTATTACATATAGCAGCGAACGGTGAAATACCACAACATACACACAAAGGCTCTGAGTTAACACTGTTATTGGCTGGTGAATTTAGTGATAAATTTAACAGTTATAAACCTGGTGACTTCATGCTACTTGATGAAAATCATGAACACTCACCGCAGACAACCACAGGTTGCTTGTGCTACACCATAGTAGACGCACCACTTTATTTTACTAAAGGATTCAGTAAGCTGTTAAATCCTATTGGTGAGTTGCTTTACTAA
- a CDS encoding LON peptidase substrate-binding domain-containing protein, translating to MIIPIFPLPICILPQGYSQLRIFEARYKRLVTESLKTGVGFGLCMLSDNKKEILPIGTLCKIIDFETLDDGLLGISIRGEKKFVIKDISEDPDGLKRANVDLIQDWPKLEISGLNTTSKLDKHQQCQKALSDTLKDILSEYPNHLALYQQENFQDISWVCQRWLEIIPISAAEKYRCINSHDHHMAQAFLANIIS from the coding sequence ATGATAATTCCAATTTTTCCTTTGCCGATCTGTATTTTACCTCAAGGGTATAGTCAGTTGCGCATTTTTGAAGCTCGCTATAAACGTTTAGTCACTGAGTCGCTCAAAACTGGGGTTGGATTTGGACTGTGCATGCTGAGTGATAATAAAAAGGAAATACTTCCAATAGGAACCTTATGCAAAATAATTGATTTTGAAACACTCGACGATGGTTTATTAGGGATCAGTATCCGTGGGGAAAAAAAGTTTGTCATTAAAGATATTAGCGAAGATCCCGATGGATTAAAGCGGGCTAATGTTGACCTTATCCAGGATTGGCCTAAGTTAGAAATTAGTGGGTTAAATACAACAAGCAAACTGGACAAGCACCAACAATGTCAGAAAGCATTAAGTGACACTCTTAAGGATATACTCAGTGAATACCCTAATCACTTAGCCCTCTATCAGCAAGAAAACTTTCAAGATATATCATGGGTCTGTCAGCGATGGTTGGAAATCATTCCAATAAGCGCTGCAGAAAAGTACCGCTGCATCAACAGTCATGATCATCATATGGCACAAGCATTTCTTGCAAACATAATCAGTTAA
- a CDS encoding chemotaxis protein CheV, with protein sequence MKKVLDSVDQRTNLVGENRLELLLFRINSTQLFAINVFKVKEVVKVPVLSAMPGSHHSIAGIANIRGMSIPVINLRGAIGFSPLPITDDCNLIITEYNRSVQGFLVGKVEHIVNLTWGDIMPPPKMAGKNNYLTAITRLEDQGQSRLVSIIDVEKVLAEIINYDIRLSEGVLDETLAPQMPGRKILIVDDSSTARKQVRETLGQLGIEIIEASDGLQALNLLKSWADKGQNVATELLMMITDAEMPEMDGYKLTSEVRADPRMASLFITLNTSLSGSFNNAMVEKVGCDAFISKFQPDLLVTGVQNRLRDILG encoded by the coding sequence ATGAAGAAAGTGCTCGATAGTGTTGACCAACGTACTAATCTAGTGGGCGAAAACCGCTTGGAGTTATTACTGTTTCGAATTAATTCAACTCAGCTATTCGCGATTAACGTATTTAAAGTTAAAGAAGTAGTCAAAGTCCCTGTTTTAAGTGCTATGCCTGGCAGTCATCATAGTATCGCTGGCATAGCCAATATTAGAGGTATGTCGATACCTGTTATCAATTTACGTGGCGCTATTGGCTTCTCTCCCTTACCCATCACTGATGATTGTAATTTAATTATTACTGAGTATAACCGTAGCGTTCAAGGCTTTTTAGTGGGTAAAGTGGAACATATTGTTAATTTGACCTGGGGTGACATTATGCCACCGCCCAAAATGGCAGGAAAGAACAATTATTTAACCGCAATAACACGACTAGAAGACCAAGGTCAATCTCGCTTAGTGTCGATTATCGATGTTGAGAAAGTCCTCGCGGAAATCATTAATTATGATATTCGTTTATCTGAGGGTGTTTTGGATGAGACCTTAGCCCCGCAAATGCCAGGACGTAAAATATTGATTGTTGATGATTCAAGTACTGCCAGAAAGCAAGTGAGAGAAACCCTTGGTCAACTGGGTATTGAAATCATTGAAGCGTCGGACGGTTTGCAAGCGTTGAATTTACTTAAGTCTTGGGCGGATAAAGGCCAAAACGTTGCGACTGAATTATTAATGATGATAACCGATGCAGAAATGCCAGAGATGGATGGATATAAACTCACTTCTGAAGTGCGTGCCGACCCTCGTATGGCTTCGTTATTTATTACCTTAAATACGTCATTGAGTGGTAGTTTTAATAATGCGATGGTTGAAAAGGTCGGTTGTGATGCGTTTATTTCGAAATTCCAACCTGATTTACTCGTGACAGGTGTGCAAAACAGATTAAGAGATATTTTGGGATAA
- a CDS encoding DUF6435 family protein yields the protein MFSLFKQDPIKKLTKLYEAKLAQAMHAQRNGDIKSYSMITAEAAQIETQIIGLEKQKKSL from the coding sequence ATGTTTTCATTATTTAAACAAGATCCTATAAAAAAACTCACTAAACTTTATGAAGCTAAGCTAGCACAAGCCATGCATGCACAGCGTAATGGTGATATTAAATCATACTCCATGATAACAGCAGAAGCTGCGCAGATAGAAACTCAAATTATCGGATTAGAAAAACAGAAAAAGTCGCTATAA